The DNA window TATCTTAGCAAAACATATAATGGAGGACGCCGATCCTAATTTTAGCTCCAAGATAGATAAGGGCGACATTATCGTAGCGGGCGAAAATTTCGGCTGCGGTAGCTCTCGCGAGCACGCTCCTATCGCGCTTAAAGCCGCCGGTATAGGTGCGGTGATAGCTAAAAGCTATGCGAGAATTTTTTATAGAAATAGCTTTAATACGGGGCTTTTGATACTCGAGATCAAAGAAACGGACGAGATAAACGAGGGCGATGAGCTAAAAATAGACGTAGATAACGGCGCGGTCGCAAATCTAACCAGCGGCAAAGAGTATAAATTTAGCCCTATACCGCCGTTTATGCAAGAGCTTCTAAACGCCGGCGGACTTATAGAATACGCAAAAGTAAAGTTGGATTAAATAATGAGAGAATATAAAATTTGTGTTATAAAAGGCGATGGCATCGGCCCTGAGATCATAGATGAGGCGATAAAAATTTTAGATGTTGTTAGCGCTGAGTTTGGGATAAAATTTGAGTACGACTACAAGCTTATGGGCGGTGCAGCTTATGATGTATTTGGCGTGCCTTTGCCAGATGAGACGCTTAGTTCTGCTCTAAGCTCTGATGCTGTGCTTTTTGGAGCGATCGGCGGCGAGAAGTGGGATAGTTTGCCAAGACATCTAAGGCCAGAGAGCGGGCTTTTAAAGATTAGAAAAGAGCTTGAAGCTTATGCAAATTTACGCCCAGCCATTGTTTTTGATGAGCTAGTGGATGCTAGCACGCTAAAACCAGAGGTTTTAAGAGGCGTTGATTTTGTCGTGGTTCGTGAACTAACGGGCGGGCTTTATTTTGGACAGCCTAGAGAAAAAGGTGAAGATAGAGCGTTTAACACGATGGTTTATTCTAAAATGGAGATCGAGCGCATCGCAAAGATCGCCTTTGAGACAGCTATGCTTCGCAAGAAAAAGGTCTGCATGGTCGATAAGGCAAATGTGCTTGAGACAAGCCAGCTTTGGCGCGAGGTGACAAGCGAAGTGGCTAAAAATTACCCTGAAGTAGAGCTTAGCTTTATGTATGTGGATAATGCGGCGATGCAGTTAGTAAGAGCGCCAGCAAATTTTGACGTCATACTTACTGAAAATTTATTCGGCGACATTTTAAGCGATGAGGCGAGTATGGTCTGTGGCTCGATAGGACTTTTGCCAAGTGCTAGTATGGGCGGTAAAGTGGGAATTTATGAGCCAATTCACGGCTCAGCTCCAGACATCGCAGGGCAGGGCATAGCAAATCCGATCGCAACCATTTTAAGTGCAGCGATGATGCTAAGATACGCATTTAGTGAAAATGAAGCCGCAGATGCGATAGAAAATGCTGTGAAAGAGGCGCTTGCAAAAGGTTATAGAACAAAAGATATCGCTGCTTTTAACGCAGTTGAAATTTGCTCAACTAGCGAGATAGGTGATGTTATCGCAGGATTTATCAAAAAATGAAAAACACAATCACTGAAGCACTGATCTACGAAGCTCAGGGGCTAAAAGATGATGCACTTGAAATTTATAAAAATATCTTAAAGCAAGATCCGTCAAACAAAGACGCTCTTAGCGCGATAAACCGCCTGAGTGGACTTCGCAAAGAGCGAGCGATAAAAAACGAGCAGATGAAAGAGTTTTTTATAGCGATGAAAAGTGATGAAGAGATAAATGAATTTAAAAGGTGGTTGATAA is part of the Campylobacter concisus genome and encodes:
- a CDS encoding 3-isopropylmalate dehydratase small subunit, giving the protein MNKVWKFGDNIDTDIIIAARYLNTSDENILAKHIMEDADPNFSSKIDKGDIIVAGENFGCGSSREHAPIALKAAGIGAVIAKSYARIFYRNSFNTGLLILEIKETDEINEGDELKIDVDNGAVANLTSGKEYKFSPIPPFMQELLNAGGLIEYAKVKLD
- the leuB gene encoding 3-isopropylmalate dehydrogenase yields the protein MREYKICVIKGDGIGPEIIDEAIKILDVVSAEFGIKFEYDYKLMGGAAYDVFGVPLPDETLSSALSSDAVLFGAIGGEKWDSLPRHLRPESGLLKIRKELEAYANLRPAIVFDELVDASTLKPEVLRGVDFVVVRELTGGLYFGQPREKGEDRAFNTMVYSKMEIERIAKIAFETAMLRKKKVCMVDKANVLETSQLWREVTSEVAKNYPEVELSFMYVDNAAMQLVRAPANFDVILTENLFGDILSDEASMVCGSIGLLPSASMGGKVGIYEPIHGSAPDIAGQGIANPIATILSAAMMLRYAFSENEAADAIENAVKEALAKGYRTKDIAAFNAVEICSTSEIGDVIAGFIKK